The Trachemys scripta elegans isolate TJP31775 chromosome 6, CAS_Tse_1.0, whole genome shotgun sequence genome includes a window with the following:
- the MAP3K1 gene encoding mitogen-activated protein kinase kinase kinase 1 isoform X3 produces MPLKTVKDSHNNFQWDVLLVVMGSRRSKFVTSGDHTYTEILIPSLLANSTDTRISLSRDMENKETLRGLQKMDDRPEERMIREKLKATCMPAWKHEWLERRSRRGPVVVKPIPVKGDGSESNKLSIEPHVEGQSNASATQKGRRSPSPSSSSSSSSRTVKSESPGVRRKRVSPVPFQSGRITPPRRAPSPDGFSPYSPEETNRRVNKVMRARLYLLQQIGPNSFLIGGDSPDNKYRVFIGPQTCSCGRGTFCIHLLFVMLRVFQLEPPDPMLWRKTLKNFEVESLFQKYHSRRSSRIKAPSRNTIQKFVSRMSNSHTLSSSSTSTSSSENSMKDEEEQMCPICLLGMLDEESLTVCEDGCRNKLHHHCMSIWAEECRRNREPLICPLCRSKWRSHDFYSHELPSPVDSPSVLRVVQQQNQQQPTGGSQRRTQDSNFNLTHYGVQQIPSAYKDLAEPWIQVFGMELVGCLFSRNWNIREMALRRLSHDVSGALLLANGESTGNSGSSNGNNTSAGALGAASGSSQTGISGDVVVESCCSVLSMVCADPVYKVYVAALKTLRAMLVYTPCHSLAERTKLQRLLKPVVETILVKCADANSRTSQLSVSTLLEMCKGQAGELAVGREILKSGSIGIGGVDYILNCILGTQTESNNWQALLGRLCLIDRLLLEFPGEFYPHIVSGDVLQADTVVDRYKKLLSLLNFALQSIDNSHSMVGKLSRRVFLSAARMVARVPHVFVKLLEMLSVTSSTHYTRMRRRLLAIADEMEIAEAIQLGMEEVHSVECRCDDFMQLSAPDNSPETTESNTPNNTVQLSGKSGRGLGDKKLSAGPEDISEILAGISLGLPVSSVTTEQPKPAVQTKGRPHSQCLNFSPSSSHSQSLFPILPSPSTPAVPVGPVTDMSKVRPQGFIPCKIPSTSPQTQRKLSLHIERNCSENKEPEKLSPVFTQARAMPSSHIHRPKPSRPTPGEASKTNMTLDLNDILQCDSSSSCSNAIIPSEETVFTPVEEKSSQLDVNAELNSSIEDLLEASMPASDGTVTFKSEVAVLSPERVENDDTYKDDVNHNQKCKEKMEAEEEEALAIAMAMSASQDALPIVPQLQVENGEDIIIIQQDCTDIRRTQFLGIRIKYRYRQAAASTPETLPGHTKAKHHYREDAEWLKGQQIGLGAFSSCYQAQDVGTGTLMAVKQVTYVRNTSSEQEEVVEALREEIRMMNHLNHPNIIRMLGATCEKSNYNLFIEWMAGGSVAHLLSKYGAFKESVVINYTEQLLRGLSYLHENQIIHRDVKGANLLIDSTGHRLRIADFGAAARLASKGTGAGEFQGQLLGTIAFMAPEVLRGQQYGRSCDVWSVGCAIIEMACAKPPWNAEKHSNHLALIFKIASATTAPSIPSHLSPGLRDVTLRCLELQPQDRPPSRELLKHPVFRTTW; encoded by the exons tcGTGACATGGAGAATAAAGaaaccctcagggggttgcagaAAATGGATGACCGCCCAGAAGAGCGCATGATCAGGGAGAAACTCAAGGCAACATGTATGCCAGCCTGGAAGCATGAATGGCTGGaaaggagaagcaggagaggCCCTGTG GTGGTAAAACCAATCCCAGTGAAAGGTGATGGCTCTGAAAGCAACAAACTATCAATAGAACCTCACGTTGAAGGGCAAAGCAATGCTTCTGCAACTCAGAAAGGAAGACGTAGCCCTTCTCCTAGTAGctcctcatcctcatcctctaGAACTGTTAAATCAGAATCACCAGGTGTTAGAAGAAAAAGGGTATCTCCAGTGCCT TTTCAAAGTGGGAGAATAACACCACCTCGAAGAGCTCCGTCTCCAGATGGCTTCTCACCATATAGCCCTGAGGAAACAAATCGTCGTGTCAACAAAGTTATGCGAGCCAGATTGTACCTGTTGCAGCAGATAGGACCTAATTCTTTCTTAATTGGAGGAGACAGCCCTGATAACAAGTATAGGGTGTTCATTGGGCCTCAG ACATGCAGTTGCGGGCGTGGAacattttgtattcatttgctgtTTGTCATGCTTCGAGTGTTCCAGTTAGAACCCCCAGACCCAATGCTTTGGAGAAAGACCTTGAAGAATTTTGAG GTTGAGAGTTTGTTCCAGAAATATCACAGTAGGCGTAGCTCAAGGATCAAAGCTCCATCTCGTAACACCATCCAGAAGTTTGTCTCACGCATGTCAAATTCTCATACATTGTCATCATCTAGTACCTCTACATCTAGTTCAGAAAACAG TATGAAGGATGAAGAAGAACAGATGTGCCCCATTTGTTTGTTAGGCATGCTGGATGAAGAGAGCCTGACTGTGTGTGAAGATGGCTGCAGGAATAAGTTACATCATCACTGCATGTCAATTT GGGCAGAAGAATGTAGAAGAAACAGAGAGCCACTTATATGCCCTCTTTGTAGATCTAAGTGGAGATCTCATGATTTCTATAG TCATGAATTGCCAAGCCCTGTGGATTCTCCTTCAGTTCTCCGAGTGGTTCAACAGCAAAATCAGCAGCAGCCTACAGGTGGATCGCAAAGGAGAACACAAGATAGTAATTTTAACCTTACTCATTATGGGGTTCAGCAGATCCCTTCCGCCTATAAAGATTTAGCTGAGCCATGGATTCAG GTATTTGGAATGGAGTTAGTTGGCTGCTTGTTTTCTCGAAACTGGAATATACGGGAGATGGCACTTAGACGTCTTTCCCATGATGTTAGTGGTGCTCTATTACTGGCTAATGGTGAAAGCACTGGAAATTCTGGAAGCAGCAATGGAAACAACACAAGTGCTGGAGCTCTGGGAGCAGCTAGTGGATCATCTCAGACCGGTATCTCAGGAGATGTTGTAGTGGAATCCTGCTGCAGTGTGCTGTCCATGGTCTGTGCTGACCCTGTCTACAAAGTGTATGTTGCTGCTTTA aaAACATTAAGAGCCATGCTGGTTTATACTCCTTGTCATAGTTTGGCAGAAAGGACAAAACTACAGCGACTTCTCAAGCCAGTTGTAGAGACTATATTAGTTAAATGTGCAGATGCCAACAG CCGCACAAGCCAACTTTCAGTTTCAACGCTGTTGGAGATGTGTAAAGGCCaagcaggagagctggcagttggTAGAGAAATACTTAAATCTG GGTCCATTGGTATTGGTGGTGTTGATTACATCTTAAATTGTATTCTTGGAACCCAGACTGAATCGAACAACTGGCAAGCCCTACTTGGACGTCTTTGTCTTATAGACAGACTTTTATTGGAATTCCCTGGTGAATTTTATCCTCACATTGTCAGCGGGGATGTTTTACAGGCTGACACTGTAGTAGACAG gtatAAGAAGCTGCTGTCCCTCTTGAATTTTGCCTTGCAGTCAATTGATAATTCCCACTCAATGGTGGGTAAATTGTCCCGGAGGGTATTTTTGAGTGCTGCAAGAATGGTTGCAAGAGTACCCCATGTGTTCGTAAAACTATTAGAAATGTTGAGTGTGACAAGCTCAACTCATTACACAAGGATGCGTCGACGATTGTTGGCAATAGCAGATGAAATGGAGATTGCAGAAGCCATCCAGCTAGGCATGGAAGAGGTGCATTCTGTGGAATGCAGATGTGATGACTTTATGCAGCTATCTGCCCCAGATAACTCTCCAGAAACAACAGAAAGTAATACTCCTAACAATACTGTCCAGTTATCAGGGAAAAGTGGAAGAGGATTGGGTGATAAAAAATTGAGTGCCGGTCCAGAGGACATTTCTGAGATACTGGCTGGCATTTCTTTAGGACTTCCTGTTTCATCAGTAACCACTGAGCAACCAAAGCCAGCCGTTCAAACAAAAGGCAGACCCCATAGTCAGTGTTTGAACTTTTCTCCCTCATCCAGTCATTCCCAGTCATTATTCCCAATACTGCCCTCTCCCTCAACCCCAGCTGTACCAGTTGGCCCTGTAACAGATATGTCTAAAGTCAGACCTCAGGGATTCATTCCCTGCAAAATACCCTCAACTTCTCCTCAAACACAACGGAAACTTTCTCTACACATAGAAAGAAACTGTTCTGAAAATAAAGAACCAGAGAAACTTTCCCCAGTTTTTACCCAGGCCAGAGCTATGCCATCCAGTCATATACACAGGCCAAAGCCATCTCGACCTACTCCAGGTGAAGCCTCAAAAACCAATATGACACTTGATCTGAATGATATTTTACAGTGTGACAGCAGTAGCAGTTGTAGTAATGCAATTATACCAAGTGAAGAGACCGTGTTCACACCAGTAGAGGAGAAGAGTAGTCAACTGGATGTCAATGCAGAGCTCAATTCCAGTATTGAGGACTTACTTGAGGCCTCTATGCCTGCAAGCGATGGCACGGTTACATTCAAGTCGGAAGTTGCAGTTCTTTCTCCTGAACGGGTGGAAAACGATGACACTTACAAAGATGATGTAAATCATAATCAAAAATGCAAGGAAAAGATGGAAGCCGAAGAAGAGGAGGCTTTAGCTATTGCCATGGCAATGTCAGCGTCTCAAGATGCCCTACCAATAGTTCCCCAACTACAGGTTGAAAATGGGGAAGATATCATAATTATTCAGCAGGAT TGCACAGACATAAGGAGGACACAGTTCCTAGGAATTCGAATCAAATACAGATACAGACAAGCAGCTGCCAGT ACACCGGAAACACTGCCTGGACATACCAAAGCAAAACACCATTACAGAGAAGATGCGGAATGGCTCAAAGGTCAGCAAATAGGCCTTGGAGCATTTTCATCCTGTTATCAAGCTCAAGATGTAGGAACTGGGACATTAATGGCGGTGAAACAG GTGACGTATGTCAGGAACACATCATCTGAACAGGAAGAGGTAGTCGAAGCACTGAGAGAAGAGATAAGGATGATGAATCATCTGAACCATCCTAATATCATTCGAATGTTGGGTGCTACATGTGAGAAGAGCAACTATAATCTCTTTATAGAATGGATGGCAG GGGGATCAGTTGCTCATTTGTTAAGTAAATATGGAGCTTTCAAAGAATCAGTTGTTATTAACTACACAGAACAACTGCTGCGTGGCCTTTCTTACCTCCATGAGAATCAGATTATCCACAGGGATGTCAAAG GTGCCAATTTGCTAATTGACAGCACAGGTCATAGATTAAGAATTGCTGATTTTGGAGCTGCAGCCAGGTTGGCGTCAAAGGGAACTGGTGCTGGAGAGTTTCAGGGACAGTTGTTGGGAACTATTGCATTTATGGCACCAGAG GTACTGCGGGGCCAGCAATATGGTAGGAGCTGTGATGTATGGAGCGTTGGCTGTGCTATTATAGAAATGGCTTGTGCTAAACCACCTTGGAATGCTGAGAAGCACTCCAATCACCTAGCTTTGATATTTAAG ATTGCTAGCGCAACTACTGCACCGTCAATCCCCTCACATCTGTCTCCTGGTTTAAGAGATGTGACCCTTCGGTGTTTAGAACTTCAACCTCAGGACAGACCCCCATCACGGGAACTGCTGAAACACCCAGTCTTCCGTACTACATGGTAG